Proteins from one Streptomyces sp. NBC_00289 genomic window:
- a CDS encoding nitrous oxide reductase family maturation protein NosD has translation MTKRQMALLACATAVVASGLGAAAPSAAGWRVHRVQPGESIQKVVDAAKPGDTVLLSPGLYHESVTITTSDLTLRGMNADSAVIVPDPASGSACAKAGNGICVTGTEGKRVERVTVRSLTLKNFTKNGLWASRTDRLKVQGVTAERNGQWGLAQERSVHGVFSHNIAERNGDAGLFVANTVDREEGAQDSKSMMISDNRLLGNRIGVTVRRLRNLTVQHNEVTGNCTGVFVVGDESAPRAGALSVRRNHVYANNKLCPKTARLPFLQGTGIVLTGTEKTLVTKNRVEDNVGTSPLSGGIVLFKSFVGALNERNEIRDNVVRRNGPSDLANRDTGKGNTFKGNQCSVSEPAGMC, from the coding sequence ATGACCAAACGACAGATGGCCCTCCTCGCATGCGCCACGGCAGTCGTGGCGTCGGGGCTGGGAGCCGCCGCGCCCTCCGCCGCCGGCTGGCGGGTGCACCGGGTACAGCCCGGCGAATCGATCCAGAAGGTAGTGGATGCCGCGAAGCCGGGAGACACCGTCCTGCTCTCGCCCGGCCTCTACCACGAGAGTGTCACCATCACCACGTCGGACCTGACCCTGCGGGGCATGAACGCCGACTCCGCCGTCATCGTGCCTGACCCGGCCTCAGGCAGTGCGTGTGCCAAGGCCGGCAACGGCATCTGTGTCACCGGTACGGAAGGCAAGCGCGTCGAGCGCGTCACCGTGCGCTCGCTGACCCTCAAGAACTTCACCAAGAACGGCCTGTGGGCGTCGCGGACCGACCGTCTCAAGGTCCAGGGCGTCACCGCCGAGAGGAACGGCCAGTGGGGCCTCGCGCAGGAGAGGTCCGTGCACGGCGTGTTCAGCCACAACATCGCCGAGCGGAACGGCGACGCGGGGCTGTTCGTGGCCAACACCGTCGACCGGGAGGAGGGAGCCCAGGACAGCAAGTCCATGATGATCAGCGACAACCGGCTGCTCGGCAACCGCATCGGCGTCACGGTACGGCGCCTGCGGAACCTGACCGTCCAGCACAACGAGGTGACCGGGAACTGCACCGGCGTGTTCGTCGTGGGCGACGAGTCCGCACCGCGCGCCGGCGCGCTGAGCGTGCGCCGGAACCACGTCTACGCCAACAACAAGCTGTGTCCGAAGACCGCCCGGCTGCCCTTCCTGCAGGGGACGGGCATCGTGCTCACCGGCACCGAGAAGACGCTGGTGACGAAGAACCGGGTCGAGGACAACGTGGGCACCTCTCCTCTCTCCGGCGGCATCGTGCTCTTCAAGAGCTTCGTCGGCGCCCTCAACGAGCGCAACGAGATCCGCGACAACGTGGTGCGGCGCAACGGCCCGTCCGATCTGGCCAACCGGGACACCGGCAAGGGCAACACGTTCAAGGGCAACCAGTGCTCCGTCTCCGAGCCCGCCGGAATGTGCTGA
- a CDS encoding methyltransferase yields the protein MTTVDPAPPPPMRLRELVFGAACAAAVRAAARLGVADALDDTPMTVEDLAAAVKSQPHTLRRLLRALSCQGVFTERPDGTFAHTEMSRLLREDDPHSLRYIALWCTEPWTWNVWPKLDEAVRSGRNVFEDVYDREFFTYLNEEAPESAHVFNRAMTTSSEQSARDVAALLDLRDVSSVADIGGGQGQVLASLLEKHPKMHGTLLDLPGVVENADPRLRDRGSLADRVRIVAGDCREDIPVQVDVYIIKNILEWDDDSTRRALANVRKAARPGARVVVIENLVDDTPSMRFTTAMDLLLLLNVGGAKHTRQSMVDRLTDAGLVIGEIQPVNAYLHAFECTVPG from the coding sequence ATGACGACCGTTGATCCGGCTCCCCCGCCGCCCATGCGGCTGCGGGAGCTCGTTTTCGGAGCGGCGTGCGCCGCCGCCGTACGAGCGGCCGCCCGCCTGGGCGTGGCCGACGCCCTGGACGACACCCCCATGACCGTCGAGGACCTGGCGGCGGCGGTGAAGTCCCAGCCGCACACGCTGCGCCGGCTGCTGCGCGCGCTGTCCTGCCAGGGCGTCTTCACGGAGCGCCCCGACGGCACCTTCGCCCACACGGAGATGTCCCGGCTCCTGCGCGAGGACGACCCGCACAGCCTGCGCTACATCGCGCTGTGGTGCACGGAACCGTGGACGTGGAACGTCTGGCCGAAGCTGGACGAGGCGGTGCGTTCGGGCCGTAACGTCTTCGAGGACGTGTACGACCGGGAGTTCTTCACGTACCTCAACGAAGAGGCCCCCGAGTCCGCGCACGTGTTCAACCGGGCCATGACGACGTCCAGCGAGCAGTCGGCCCGTGATGTCGCCGCCCTGCTCGACCTCCGGGACGTGTCCTCGGTCGCGGACATCGGAGGCGGCCAGGGCCAGGTCCTGGCGAGTCTGCTGGAGAAGCACCCGAAGATGCACGGCACCCTGCTGGACCTGCCGGGAGTGGTGGAGAACGCCGACCCGCGGCTGCGTGACCGCGGCTCGCTGGCCGACCGGGTGCGGATCGTCGCGGGGGACTGCCGCGAGGACATCCCCGTCCAGGTGGACGTGTACATCATCAAGAACATCCTGGAGTGGGACGACGACAGCACCCGCAGGGCGCTGGCCAACGTCCGGAAGGCGGCGCGCCCCGGTGCCCGCGTCGTCGTCATCGAGAACCTCGTCGACGACACCCCGTCGATGCGGTTCACGACGGCCATGGACCTGCTGTTGCTCCTCAACGTCGGCGGTGCCAAGCACACCCGGCAGAGCATGGTGGACCGGCTGACGGACGCGGGCCTGGTCATCGGAGAGATCCAGCCGGTCAACGCGTATCTCCACGCCTTCGAGTGCACCGTCCCGGGCTGA
- a CDS encoding TcmI family type II polyketide cyclase codes for MHQALIVARMAPQSAPAIADVFAASDRGELPHLVGVTRRSLFQFGDVYLHLLEADQDPAPAIAKLTGHPEFRSVSDQLSAYVSAYDPQTWRSPKDAMAQCFYRWERGAGS; via the coding sequence ATGCACCAGGCCCTGATCGTCGCCCGCATGGCGCCCCAGTCTGCGCCCGCGATCGCCGACGTGTTCGCCGCCTCCGACCGAGGTGAACTCCCGCACCTGGTCGGCGTGACCCGGCGCAGCCTCTTCCAGTTCGGCGACGTGTACCTGCATCTCCTCGAAGCCGACCAGGATCCGGCGCCCGCCATCGCGAAGCTGACCGGGCACCCCGAGTTCCGCAGCGTCAGCGACCAGCTGTCGGCGTACGTCAGCGCGTACGACCCGCAGACCTGGCGCAGCCCCAAGGACGCCATGGCGCAGTGCTTCTACCGCTGGGAGCGGGGCGCCGGTTCCTGA
- a CDS encoding SRPBCC family protein: MAGHTENSITVDAPLDLVWDMTNDIENWPQLFSEYASLEVLSREGDSTTFRLTMHPDDNGKVWSWVSERTVDRRNRTVRARRVETGPFAHMNIVWEYTQLPDGVRMRWVQDFAMKPDAPVDDAWMTDNINRNSRTQMALIRDRIEQVARDRRTAPVAPR; this comes from the coding sequence GTGGCCGGACACACCGAGAACAGCATCACCGTCGACGCCCCCCTCGACCTCGTCTGGGACATGACCAACGACATCGAGAACTGGCCGCAGCTCTTCAGCGAGTACGCCTCCCTCGAGGTGCTCTCCCGCGAGGGCGACTCCACGACCTTCCGCCTGACCATGCACCCGGACGACAACGGGAAGGTCTGGAGCTGGGTCTCGGAACGGACCGTCGACCGCCGCAACCGGACCGTCCGGGCCCGCCGCGTCGAGACCGGTCCCTTCGCGCACATGAACATCGTCTGGGAGTACACGCAGTTGCCGGACGGCGTGCGGATGCGCTGGGTCCAGGACTTCGCGATGAAACCCGACGCCCCGGTCGACGACGCCTGGATGACGGACAACATCAACCGCAACTCCCGCACCCAGATGGCCCTCATCCGGGACAGGATCGAACAGGTCGCCCGCGACCGCCGGACCGCTCCGGTCGCGCCCCGCTGA
- a CDS encoding phosphopantetheine-binding protein, with translation MITTEVTYDELAGLMKKAAGVTVDPQELQRVSEAPFGSLGLDSLGLLGIVGELEIRYNRSLPTDSERCKTPREFLDLVNSTLTAGA, from the coding sequence ATGATCACCACCGAAGTGACCTACGACGAGCTGGCCGGCCTGATGAAGAAGGCGGCCGGAGTCACCGTCGACCCCCAGGAGCTCCAGCGGGTGTCGGAAGCCCCGTTCGGCTCCCTCGGCCTGGACTCACTGGGACTGCTCGGCATCGTCGGCGAGCTGGAGATCCGGTACAACCGGTCGCTGCCCACCGACTCGGAGCGCTGCAAGACGCCCCGCGAGTTCCTCGACCTCGTCAACAGCACCCTCACGGCTGGAGCCTGA
- a CDS encoding ketosynthase chain-length factor: MSTQRPGRAAITGIGVIAPNGMRVDAYWKSIREGLGVLGRITREGCEHLPLRVAGEVPAFDASALIEETFLVQTDRFSHFGMAAAALAFDDAGLGSGDPAEPYSIGVVTAAGSGGGEFGQRELQKLWGKGSRYVGPYQSIAWFYAASTGQISIRGGFKGPCGVVASDEAGGLDAIAHAARAVRRGTGTMIVGATEAPLAPYSMVCQLGYPELSTVDDPERAYRPFTASACGFVPAEGGAMLVVEDEARARDRGASVRATVAGHSATFTGASRWERSREGLAHAIRGALDEAGCAPEEIDVVFADALGVPEADRAEALAIADALGTHGTRVPITAPKTGTGRAYCGAPVLDVAAAVLAMEHGQVPPTPNVFDICHDLDLVTSRARPAELRTALVLSRGLMGSNAALVVRRGGESAR; this comes from the coding sequence ATGAGCACACAACGCCCCGGGCGCGCGGCCATCACCGGGATCGGTGTGATCGCGCCCAACGGAATGCGCGTCGACGCGTACTGGAAGTCGATCCGGGAAGGCCTCGGCGTCCTGGGCCGGATCACCCGCGAGGGATGCGAGCACCTGCCGCTCCGTGTCGCGGGCGAGGTCCCGGCCTTCGACGCCTCGGCCCTGATCGAGGAGACCTTCCTCGTCCAGACCGACCGGTTCAGCCACTTCGGCATGGCCGCCGCCGCACTCGCCTTCGACGACGCCGGTCTGGGCAGCGGTGACCCCGCGGAGCCGTACTCGATCGGCGTGGTCACCGCGGCAGGGTCCGGAGGCGGCGAGTTCGGCCAGCGCGAACTGCAGAAGCTGTGGGGCAAGGGATCCCGGTACGTGGGCCCGTACCAGTCCATCGCCTGGTTCTACGCCGCCAGCACCGGCCAGATCTCCATTCGCGGCGGCTTCAAGGGGCCGTGCGGGGTGGTCGCGAGCGACGAGGCGGGCGGCCTGGACGCCATCGCGCACGCGGCCCGGGCCGTACGGCGCGGAACCGGCACGATGATCGTCGGAGCCACCGAGGCACCCCTCGCCCCCTACTCGATGGTCTGCCAGCTCGGATACCCCGAACTCAGCACCGTCGACGACCCCGAGCGGGCCTACCGCCCCTTCACCGCCTCAGCCTGCGGCTTCGTGCCGGCGGAGGGCGGCGCCATGCTCGTGGTCGAGGACGAGGCCCGCGCCCGCGACCGCGGCGCGAGTGTCCGCGCCACCGTGGCCGGTCATTCCGCCACGTTCACCGGCGCCTCCCGCTGGGAGCGGTCCAGAGAAGGGCTCGCCCACGCGATCCGTGGCGCCCTCGACGAGGCGGGCTGCGCCCCGGAGGAGATCGACGTCGTGTTCGCCGACGCCCTCGGCGTACCGGAGGCGGACCGCGCCGAGGCGCTGGCCATCGCGGACGCCCTGGGGACGCACGGCACCCGGGTACCCATCACCGCCCCCAAGACCGGTACGGGGCGGGCCTACTGCGGAGCGCCCGTCCTGGACGTCGCCGCCGCGGTGCTCGCCATGGAACACGGACAGGTGCCCCCCACGCCCAACGTGTTCGACATCTGCCACGACCTCGATCTGGTCACGTCCCGCGCTCGCCCCGCCGAGCTGCGCACGGCCCTGGTCCTGAGCAGGGGACTGATGGGCTCCAACGCGGCGCTGGTAGTGCGCCGCGGTGGCGAATCCGCCCGGTAG
- a CDS encoding beta-ketoacyl synthase, with amino-acid sequence MTRRVAVTGVGVVAPGGIGATAFWDLLAGGRTATRGITLFDPAGLRSRIAAECDFDPLAHGLEPELSDHADRYIQFAAVAAQEAVQDSGLDTGREDPWRVGVSLGSAVGGTTRLEHDYVLVSEGGRRWDVDHRSADPKLHLAFSPSTLASVVAERFGAQGPVQTVSTGCTSGLDAVGYAFHTIEEGRADVCIAGASDSPISPITMACFDAIKATSPDNDDPEHASRPFDANRNGFVMGEGAAVLVLEEYEHARARGAHIYCEISGYATYGNAYHMTGLTSEGLEMARAIDTTLDQARLDPTLIDYVNAHGSGTRQNDRHETAAVKRSLGAHAYDTPMSSIKSMVGHSLGAIGAIEVVACVLAIKHQAVPPTANYETPDPECDLDYVPRTARPRKLRNVLSVGSGFGGFQSAVLLTGPGGRTR; translated from the coding sequence GTGACCCGGCGGGTGGCTGTCACCGGTGTCGGTGTGGTCGCTCCCGGCGGCATCGGAGCGACGGCGTTCTGGGATCTCCTCGCAGGCGGCCGTACCGCGACCCGTGGCATCACGCTGTTCGATCCGGCGGGGCTGCGCTCGCGCATAGCCGCCGAGTGCGACTTCGACCCGCTCGCCCACGGCCTGGAGCCGGAGCTGAGCGACCACGCCGACCGGTACATCCAGTTCGCCGCGGTCGCCGCCCAGGAGGCCGTACAGGACTCCGGACTCGACACCGGCCGGGAAGACCCCTGGCGCGTCGGCGTCTCGCTGGGCAGCGCGGTCGGCGGCACCACCCGCCTGGAGCACGACTACGTCCTGGTCAGCGAGGGCGGCCGGCGGTGGGACGTGGACCACCGCTCGGCCGACCCGAAGCTGCACCTGGCGTTCTCGCCGAGCACGCTCGCCTCCGTCGTCGCCGAACGCTTCGGCGCACAGGGCCCGGTGCAGACCGTCTCCACCGGCTGCACCTCCGGGCTCGACGCGGTCGGCTACGCCTTCCACACCATCGAGGAGGGCCGGGCCGACGTCTGCATCGCCGGCGCCTCGGACTCTCCGATATCGCCGATCACCATGGCCTGCTTCGACGCCATCAAGGCCACCTCACCCGACAACGACGACCCCGAGCACGCCTCACGGCCCTTCGACGCCAACCGCAACGGCTTCGTGATGGGCGAGGGCGCGGCGGTGCTCGTCCTCGAGGAGTACGAGCACGCCCGTGCCCGGGGCGCGCACATCTACTGCGAGATCAGCGGCTACGCCACCTACGGCAACGCCTACCACATGACCGGTCTGACCAGTGAGGGACTGGAGATGGCCCGGGCGATCGACACCACGCTCGACCAGGCCCGTCTCGACCCCACACTGATCGACTACGTCAACGCGCACGGCTCCGGCACCCGGCAGAACGACCGGCACGAGACCGCCGCCGTGAAGCGCTCCCTGGGCGCCCACGCCTACGACACGCCCATGAGCTCCATCAAATCCATGGTGGGACATTCACTCGGCGCGATCGGCGCGATCGAGGTGGTCGCCTGCGTCCTGGCCATCAAGCACCAGGCCGTACCGCCCACGGCGAACTACGAGACCCCCGACCCGGAGTGCGACCTGGACTACGTGCCGCGCACCGCACGCCCGCGGAAGCTGAGGAACGTGCTTTCCGTGGGCAGCGGATTCGGCGGCTTCCAATCCGCGGTGCTCCTGACCGGGCCGGGCGGGAGGACACGATGA
- a CDS encoding cupin domain-containing protein, whose product MTKQHPRIVDLSETEPNRRRGGDLRAMLTPATVGSTSGFMGLAIVQPGERIGEHYHPYSEEFVFVVAGALEVDLDGTTHELRSEQGLLIPIDVRHRFRNVGDVEARMVFHLGPLAPRPSLGHVDTEATDDTVHGSEFGVGGPDLTAPQHGRPSERSGAIR is encoded by the coding sequence ATGACCAAGCAGCATCCACGCATCGTGGATCTGAGCGAGACGGAACCCAACCGCCGGCGCGGAGGTGACCTGCGGGCCATGCTCACGCCCGCCACGGTCGGTTCCACGAGCGGCTTCATGGGGCTGGCGATCGTCCAGCCCGGTGAGCGCATCGGCGAGCACTACCACCCGTACTCCGAGGAGTTCGTGTTCGTCGTCGCGGGTGCCCTCGAGGTGGACCTCGACGGCACCACGCACGAACTCAGGTCCGAGCAGGGCCTGTTGATCCCGATCGACGTACGGCACCGGTTCCGCAACGTCGGCGACGTGGAAGCCCGCATGGTCTTCCACCTGGGGCCGCTCGCCCCGCGCCCGAGCCTCGGGCACGTCGACACGGAGGCGACCGACGACACCGTGCATGGCTCCGAGTTCGGCGTCGGCGGGCCGGACCTGACCGCGCCGCAGCACGGACGGCCGTCCGAGCGAAGTGGGGCCATAAGGTGA
- a CDS encoding SchA/CurD-like domain-containing protein — translation MTNSGRISQSAFDGSRLRVILLLDLYEGAQEQFLDAYELMRSQVASVPGHISDQLCQSIENPSQWLITSEWESAPPFLAWVNSEEHVETVRPMHSCVRDTRSMRYSILRETSPSRTQAPASAKAGMQVKARVGDGVARHALTFTVKPGSESKVAELLAGYKSPKAQVDDNTRLRRTSLFMHGNRVVRAVEVEGDLLAALRHVARQPEVRAVEEAINPYLEQDRDLSDPDSARVFFTRAALPSVHHVVSGRPEPDGLRRHALYYPAKEGRGMELARLLAHQDEAAAEDPNSPVYGSTVFQRDDIVVRLVDITGELDVDPVASLGLKGRDKAAELERLLDGAAIGIEGSLKSDRNINRLLSHADMLPITDRSSADS, via the coding sequence ATGACCAACTCGGGACGCATATCGCAGTCGGCGTTCGACGGTTCCAGGCTGCGGGTGATCCTGCTGCTGGACCTGTACGAGGGAGCGCAGGAGCAGTTCCTCGACGCGTACGAGCTCATGCGCAGCCAGGTCGCGTCCGTCCCCGGACACATCAGTGACCAGCTCTGCCAGTCGATCGAGAACCCCTCGCAGTGGCTCATCACCAGCGAGTGGGAGAGTGCCCCGCCCTTCCTCGCCTGGGTGAACAGCGAGGAGCACGTCGAGACCGTACGGCCGATGCACAGCTGCGTCCGGGACACCCGGTCGATGCGCTACAGCATCCTCCGGGAGACCAGCCCCAGCCGGACGCAGGCGCCGGCGTCGGCGAAGGCGGGCATGCAGGTGAAGGCCCGGGTGGGCGACGGTGTGGCCCGCCACGCCCTCACGTTCACCGTCAAGCCGGGTTCGGAGTCGAAGGTCGCGGAGCTGCTGGCCGGCTACAAGTCGCCCAAGGCCCAGGTCGACGACAACACGCGGCTGCGCCGCACCTCGCTGTTCATGCACGGCAACCGCGTCGTTCGGGCCGTGGAGGTGGAGGGCGACCTTCTCGCCGCCCTGCGCCATGTCGCCCGTCAGCCCGAGGTGCGTGCGGTCGAGGAGGCCATCAACCCGTACCTGGAGCAGGACCGGGACCTGAGCGACCCCGACTCGGCGCGGGTGTTCTTCACCCGGGCGGCACTCCCCTCCGTCCACCATGTGGTGTCCGGCCGACCGGAACCCGACGGTCTGCGGCGTCACGCGCTGTACTACCCGGCCAAGGAAGGCCGCGGGATGGAGCTGGCGCGGCTGCTCGCCCATCAGGACGAGGCCGCGGCGGAGGACCCGAACAGCCCGGTGTACGGCAGCACCGTCTTCCAGCGCGACGACATCGTGGTGCGTCTCGTCGACATCACGGGCGAACTCGACGTCGACCCCGTCGCCTCGCTCGGCCTCAAGGGCCGTGACAAGGCCGCGGAACTGGAGCGTCTCCTGGACGGCGCCGCCATCGGCATCGAGGGCTCCCTGAAGTCGGACCGCAACATCAACCGGCTTCTGTCGCACGCCGACATGCTGCCGATCACCGACCGCAGTTCGGCGGATTCCTGA
- a CDS encoding FAD-dependent oxidoreductase, whose translation MNRWEETGEAGHRTPVLIVGGSLVGLSTSLFLGRLGVPHTLVERHSGTSIHPRGRGNNVRTMELFRAAGVEQRIKEAASVLADNHGILQTPSLVGDVGEWLFKEIDPGGGLARFSPGGWCLCSQNDLEPVLLSSARELGGDLRFSTEMMSFEQDSDGVTAHVKSRETGEHTTIRADYLVAADGPRSPVREELGIGQSGPGDLFHNVSITFTSRGLAEVVGDRRFIVCYLTNPEADGALLPVDNREHWVFHAPWHPEDGETLEEFTDERCTEHIRRAIGVPDLDVRITGRAAWHAAERVAERYAHSRVFLAGDSAHEMSPTGAFGSNTGIQDAHNLAWKLAAVLGGWAGPGLLESYDAERRPVAEATSARASSRSVEHSHPGYTPGPGAGGPGGRKGGILNVALGYRYPRGAVLGADPATPVVPEGVRLTGEPGSRAPHMWLNRADGRISTLDLYERSMVLLSSADGSGGWHTAAGEVARRLSVPLDSYRVGGGPDAELSPESGTDWAEVHGVTADGAVLVRPDGFVAWRSEGPSADPAAALREALEGVLNRD comes from the coding sequence ATGAACCGGTGGGAAGAGACCGGCGAGGCCGGCCACCGCACACCCGTCCTCATCGTCGGCGGCTCTCTGGTGGGCCTGTCCACGTCCTTGTTCCTCGGGCGCCTCGGCGTGCCGCACACGCTCGTGGAGCGTCACTCGGGCACCTCGATCCATCCGCGCGGGCGCGGGAACAACGTGCGCACCATGGAGCTGTTCCGGGCGGCCGGGGTGGAGCAGCGCATCAAGGAGGCCGCGTCGGTCCTGGCCGACAACCACGGCATCCTGCAGACACCGAGCCTGGTGGGCGATGTCGGCGAGTGGCTGTTCAAGGAGATCGACCCCGGTGGCGGGCTCGCCCGCTTCAGCCCCGGCGGATGGTGCCTGTGCAGCCAGAACGACCTCGAGCCGGTACTGCTCAGCAGTGCCCGGGAGCTGGGTGGAGACCTGCGGTTCTCCACCGAGATGATGTCGTTCGAGCAGGACTCCGACGGGGTGACCGCGCACGTCAAGAGCCGGGAGACCGGCGAGCACACCACCATTCGCGCCGACTACCTCGTCGCGGCGGACGGTCCGCGCAGTCCCGTCCGTGAGGAACTCGGCATCGGGCAGAGCGGCCCGGGCGACCTGTTCCACAACGTGAGCATCACCTTCACCTCCCGCGGCCTCGCCGAGGTGGTCGGGGACCGGCGCTTCATCGTCTGCTATCTCACCAACCCGGAGGCCGACGGGGCGCTCCTGCCGGTCGACAACCGCGAGCACTGGGTGTTCCACGCTCCCTGGCACCCGGAGGACGGCGAGACGCTGGAGGAGTTCACCGACGAGCGCTGCACCGAACACATCCGGCGGGCCATCGGGGTGCCCGACCTCGACGTACGGATCACCGGCAGAGCCGCCTGGCACGCCGCCGAGAGGGTCGCCGAACGGTACGCGCACTCCAGGGTGTTCCTCGCCGGCGACTCGGCCCACGAGATGTCCCCCACCGGGGCGTTCGGCTCCAACACCGGCATCCAGGACGCGCACAACCTGGCCTGGAAGCTGGCCGCCGTGCTGGGCGGCTGGGCCGGTCCGGGCCTGCTGGAGAGCTACGACGCGGAGCGCCGGCCGGTCGCGGAGGCGACCAGCGCACGCGCATCCTCGCGGTCGGTCGAGCACAGCCACCCCGGGTACACCCCCGGCCCCGGAGCCGGCGGCCCCGGCGGCAGGAAGGGCGGCATCCTCAACGTGGCGTTGGGCTACCGCTATCCGCGCGGCGCGGTCCTGGGTGCCGATCCCGCGACGCCGGTCGTGCCCGAGGGCGTGCGGCTGACGGGCGAGCCCGGGAGCCGGGCGCCCCACATGTGGCTGAACCGCGCCGACGGCCGGATCTCCACCCTGGACCTGTACGAGCGGTCCATGGTGCTGCTGAGCTCCGCGGACGGTTCCGGCGGGTGGCACACCGCGGCGGGGGAGGTCGCACGACGACTGTCCGTGCCCCTCGACTCCTACCGTGTCGGCGGCGGGCCCGACGCGGAGTTGTCTCCCGAGAGCGGCACGGACTGGGCGGAGGTCCACGGTGTCACCGCGGACGGCGCGGTGCTGGTCCGCCCCGACGGGTTCGTCGCCTGGCGGTCCGAAGGGCCGTCGGCCGATCCGGCGGCGGCCCTGAGGGAAGCCCTCGAAGGGGTGCTGAACCGGGACTGA
- a CDS encoding carbohydrate-binding protein, whose translation MVGRHAAGRRRAAVTALSALVLTGVHSAAAAEPPHTQDTVPAARTVGAGEPSPEMLRALQRDLRLTPGQVTARLANEAEAGTRAGRLHNALGGRFAGAWVSGATSADLNVATTDAADVPAIQAEGAKATVVRTALSGLQSLQDKLDKAAGRVHTPDSPVWYVDVRKNRVVVQATSKSAAASFIKAAGVEGRDLAVRVSAERPRLMEDIVGGDAYYINDTARCSVGFSVTKGEQQGFASAGHCGTAGDTTTGFNQADQGTFQASTFPGKDMSWVGVNSDWTATPQVRGEGGQTVQVAGSVQALVGASVCRSGSTTGWHCGTIQQHNTSVTYEEGTVNGLTRTTVCAEPGDSGGPYLAGSQAQGVTSGGSGDCTRGGTTFYQPVNPILSDFGLTLTTTAAGTAAPEENGTTGTWATGRVYGVGDTVTIEGVSYQCLQAHQAQATWSPDSTPALWQRVQ comes from the coding sequence ATGGTCGGCAGACACGCCGCCGGCAGACGCCGCGCCGCTGTGACCGCTCTGAGCGCCCTCGTACTCACCGGCGTCCACTCGGCCGCGGCGGCCGAGCCGCCGCACACCCAGGACACCGTGCCCGCCGCCCGGACGGTCGGCGCCGGCGAACCGTCACCGGAGATGCTGCGCGCCCTGCAGCGCGACCTGCGGCTGACGCCCGGGCAGGTGACCGCACGGCTGGCCAACGAGGCCGAGGCGGGCACCCGTGCGGGCCGCCTCCACAACGCGTTGGGCGGCCGGTTCGCCGGTGCCTGGGTGAGTGGCGCGACCTCCGCCGATCTGAACGTCGCCACCACCGACGCCGCGGACGTGCCCGCCATCCAGGCCGAGGGCGCGAAGGCCACGGTCGTCAGGACGGCACTGAGCGGACTCCAGTCCCTCCAGGACAAGCTGGACAAGGCGGCCGGCCGTGTCCACACGCCGGACAGCCCGGTCTGGTACGTCGACGTGCGCAAGAACCGGGTCGTGGTCCAGGCCACGAGCAAGTCGGCCGCGGCCTCCTTCATCAAGGCCGCCGGCGTCGAGGGACGGGACCTGGCCGTCCGGGTGTCGGCCGAGCGGCCGCGCCTGATGGAGGACATCGTCGGCGGAGACGCCTACTACATCAACGACACCGCGCGGTGTTCCGTCGGCTTCTCCGTCACCAAGGGCGAGCAGCAGGGTTTCGCCTCGGCGGGCCACTGCGGCACGGCCGGCGACACGACCACCGGCTTCAACCAGGCCGACCAGGGGACGTTCCAGGCATCCACCTTCCCCGGCAAGGACATGTCCTGGGTGGGCGTCAACAGTGACTGGACCGCCACTCCTCAGGTGCGAGGGGAGGGCGGCCAGACGGTGCAGGTCGCCGGCTCGGTGCAGGCGCTCGTCGGGGCCTCGGTATGCCGCTCCGGCTCGACCACCGGATGGCACTGCGGAACGATCCAGCAGCACAACACGAGTGTCACCTACGAAGAGGGCACCGTGAACGGCCTGACCCGGACCACGGTGTGCGCCGAACCCGGGGACTCCGGCGGCCCCTACCTGGCGGGCTCGCAGGCGCAGGGTGTCACGTCCGGCGGCTCGGGTGACTGCACGAGGGGCGGCACGACCTTCTACCAGCCGGTCAATCCGATCCTCAGCGACTTCGGTCTCACCCTGACGACGACCGCCGCCGGTACGGCCGCCCCGGAGGAGAACGGGACCACGGGCACGTGGGCGACCGGTCGCGTCTACGGCGTCGGGGACACGGTGACCATCGAGGGCGTCAGCTACCAGTGCCTGCAGGCCCACCAGGCCCAGGCCACCTGGTCGCCGGACAGCACCCCGGCGCTGTGGCAGCGCGTCCAGTAA